AGCCGGTGAATGAACCGTAGTGCAGAGGATCGTTGCCGACAAGGGGTTCTTCCGAAACCATCGGCGCCACAGCGTTGGACGCCGAAGCTGTTGCACCGCAACGGTGTAGCTCCAGATCGGTTATCTTCTCCGAGCGATCGGTGCCGCCACCGACATCTTCCGATGCTTACCGGGTGCGGCCTCTTTGGGGAAAATCACAAGACATGACGGCTCAATTGGGAGAACTGAGACGTCCGGCCAACCCCCGCGCCACCAGTTCTCCGATCAGCACGGCGGTCGCTGCCGGCCCGCGCCGGGGGGCCGTCGGCAGGATCGAGGTGTCGGCGACCGTCAACCCGCTGATCCCGTGGACCGCACCCCAGCCGTTCACGACCGAGCCCCGGGATCCGGCCGGCCCCATGGCCGCGGTGGACGTGGGGTGCATCGCCGTCCCGAGGCGCTCGCGGACCCACCGGTCGAGCGCCCGGTCGTCCACCAGCACGGACAGCGGGAGTCCGACCACCCCGGCCCCCGGCCCGCCGCGCCCAGACCACGCCGGGAACGCGACGAGCTGACAGGCCAGACGCACCCCCTCTCGCAGCGCGCGCCGTTCGACGGGGTCGGCCAGGTAGCCGTGGTGCACGATCGCCGGACCGCCCGGATCCCCGCCGCAGACGGCAACCGAGCCTGTCCTGCCCTGTCCCTGGGTGGACACGAGCAGCGGTAGGGGATCTGCCGCGCGCGGTGCGGAGTTCGAGGTCAAGACATGCATCGGCAGCAGCGACTGGAGGACCTCGACGCTGACGTCCTCCACGAAACCGTCCAGGTTCACCGCCGCGGCGAACCAGTGGTCGGCAGGAACCGGCAGGGGGCCGCGCGGCAACCAGTCGACCACCACCTGCGGGTGGTTGGCCAGGACACCGACCCCCGGCAGGTCGGCCTGGACCTCGATGCCCACCCGTTCCAGGTGGCGGGCAGCCCCGATCCCCGAGCGCTGCAGGAGGACCGCGGTGTCCACCGCACCGGCGCTGAGCACGACGTGACCGGCGGCCAGGAACTTCCGCTTCCCGCCAACCAGCAGGTCGACCCCGCGGACGGTTCCCCTTTGGACGCGAACCCCCAAGACGGTGACGCCACCCCGGACCGTCAGGTTCGGCCGCCCCATCGCAGGGGCCAGGTACGTCATGGCCGTGCTGAGCCGGATCCCGCTGACCGCGTTCCGCGGCACCGCACCAAAGCCGGCGGTGGACCGGGCATCGTTCTTGTCCAGCTCCTCGGCGATGCCCAGGGACGACGAGGCGGCGGCGAGGGCCTGTACCGCCGGGTGCTCCAAGGCCGGGCGCCGGACAGGGATCGGACCGCCGTTCCCGTGCTGGTCGGAGTCCGGGAAGTCGAGGTCGTCCTCGAGGGCCCGCAAGAGGGGGAGGACGTTCTCATGTCTCCAGGCCGGCCCGCCCGCGGCCGACCACCGATCGAAGTCCTCCACTCGGGCGCGGACGAAGTAGGCGCCGTTCACCGACGACGATCCACCGAGCCCGGAACCGCGGACGATCCCCCACGGCCGACCAGGCGCCAGGTGGGTCGCACGGGTCGTGCTGGCCACGTGTCCCGGCGAGACCGCACGGACCCGTCCGGCGTCCAGGACGTCGGCGTGCACGCGGTCCGTGCCGTATGCCGCCGCCCCTTCCTCGAGCAGCGTCACGGACATCGACGGGTCCGAGCTGAGCCGGACGGCGACCACGCACCCCGCGGTTCCGCCCCCGACCACCACCACGTCGGCACTGCGCATCATTTCTCCCGTGGTCGGTTTAGAAGGGGCCTGCTCAGAAGGGGACGAAGTGGTTCCACTCGCGAGTGTCGTAACCGGTGCGCCGCAGGTGCAGGAAGTCCTCAACCGGGCAGGGCATCTGCGTGAGGTCCTCCCGGTTGGCCAGGATGAAGTCCCGAACCCGTCGCACCCCCGGCATCCAGAGGTCGTCAATCACCATGTGCCCCCCCACGGCCAACAGCTGGGCACAGAAGTAGACGTCCACGAGGGTCTCGTCGAACTTGTGACCGCCGTCCACGTAGATCAGGTCAAACGTGCACTGCTGGCGCACGAGCTCGGCGAGTTCGATCTGCGACGCCCGCTCGCGGTGGTCCACGAGACCGGCGAACCCCTCGGCCGCGATGTTCTGCAACCCGGCGTACCGGTAGCTGCGCGCCCACGGGTCGACGACTACGTGCGGCAAGCGCGTCGCCGCCATGATGTAGACCGCCGAACTGCCGAAACCGAGCCCGACCTCGAGCGTCTTCGCGGCCGCAGTCAGGCGCGCCAGCTCGTACAGGTAGGAACCTTGCTCGTGGTTGGTCGCCACCGACCGGTGTTCGTCGGGGATCTGCAGGCGGGAGAAGTAGTTGTCGACCATGCCGCGACCCTAGGGGCGGAGGCGCACGTCCCGCGCGCCACGGTCGGCCGACACGTAGACGCGCAGCCCGCGCAGGGCTTCGTCGATCAGGTCGGCCAGCGAGGCCCGCTCATCGGACAACCAGGCCTCGTAGGCGGTGAGCGCCAATGCGAGGGAGACGTGACCGACGGTCTGCGGGAAGAGGTCGGCGGGCCGCCCGCCGCAGCACCGGGCCACGTGCTGGCTGATGACCTCCCGCCACGCGCGGTACTTCAGCACCGAGTGGGCCTGCAGCGCCGGGGTGCCCAGGATGAGTCCCATGCGCCGACGGTGCGAGGCCATCGTCTCGTCGGGGAACGCGTTGTAGCTCAGCACGGCCGCGTGAATCCCGTCCACCAGGGAGGTCGTGGCAGGGGTGGCGGCCAGGACCGCCCGGAACGCGGCCAGCGTCTCCTCGAACTGTCCCCAGGGGATGTCGTTCTTGGAGGGGTAGTACCGAAAGAGGGTCCGCGGGGCGACGCCCACCGCCGCGGCGATGGCGGTCATGGTCGTCTCCTCGAAGCCGCGCTCGTCGAACAGGGCGAAGGCCGCAGCCTCGATCGCCGCGTGGGTGGTGGCCTCGGGACGGCCCGTCGTGGCCGTTCGGGCGCGTCGGTGCGTCGGCGACACGCCTGCATTGAACTACACGGCAGCGACATCCAACCAGTCCGTTGCAACCTCTAGCTTTCTGCAGTCACTGCCATTACAGTCGTGCCACTTCCGAGAACGACCTCGACTGGAGGCTCATCGTGATCGATCCCGCACCCTCCCCCACGCCCGTCGACGCGTCCGATCCATCATTCTCGTCGCAGGAGGTGCTCCTGTCCGAGGTCCTCGTCGAGGAGGTCTCCATCGACGGCATGTGCGGCGTCTACTGAACGACGGAGGCACCCCGGTGCACCCCGACGGCGTCTTCCCCACCGCCCCAGGTGCCGTGGCTCTCCAGCAGGCGTGGCGACTGTCCCCGTCGGTCGCCCTCCGGCCGGAGCCTTTCGGCGCACTGGTCTACGACTTCACCTCGCGCCGGCTCTCGTTCCTCAAGCGTCCCGAACTGCTGTCGGTGGTCCGGGAACTCGCCGATCGCGATTCCGTCGCGGCAGCGTTCGACGCCGCCGGCATCCGGCCGGACCAGCGACAGCAGTACATGACCGCCCTGAACCAGTTGGCTCGCAATGGGACCATCTGCCCGCGAGCCAAGGACGGAGGATCCGAGCCGTGACCGTCCTCGCAGCAGCACCCGCAAAGACCCAGCCCTCGAGTGCGTCCCTCGTGCGGCAGTTCGAACTTGGGTTGAACGCCCCGATCTGCCTGACGTGGGAACTCACCTACGCCTGCAACCTGTCGTGCGCCCACTGCCTGTCGTCCTCCGGGCGGCGTGATCCGCGCGAACTCACGACCGCACAGGCCGAGGCGGTGATCGACGAACTCCAGCGCATGCAGGTGTTCTACGTGAACATCGGTGGCGGCGAACCCACCATCCGCCCCGACTTCTGGCACCTGCTGGAGTACGCCGTCGCGCACGACGTGGGAGTGAAGTTCTCCACCAACGGAGTCCGCCTGACCCCCGAGCGCGCCCAGTACCTCGCCGGCACCGACTACGTCGACGTCCAGATCTCGCTCGACGGCGCGACGGCCGAAGTCAACGACTACGTCCGCGGGCCGGGTTCCTACGACACGGCGCTCCAGGCCCTGACGAACCTGCGGGATGCCGGTTTCCAAGACGCCAAGATCAGCGTCGTCTGCACCCGGCAGAACATCGGGCAACTCGACGAGTTCCAGGCCATCGCCGACGAGTACGGGGCGACGCTGCGACTCACCCGGCTCCGGCCGTCCGGGCGCGGCGCCGACGTCTGGGACGAACTCCACCTGCTCCCCCACCAGCAGCGCGAGCTGTACGACTGGCTCCTGCAACACGGCGAGAGGGTCCTGACCGGTGACTCGTTCTTCCACCTGGCGGCCTTCGGTGAAAGCCTGCCCGGGCTCAACCTCTGCGGTGCCGGTCGTGTCGTCTGCCTCATCGACCCCGTCGGCGACGTCTACGCCTGCCCCTTCGCCATCCACGACGAGTTCCTGGCCGGCAACGTCCTGGACGACGGTGGCTTCGCCACGGTGTGGCGCGACTCGCCACTGTTCGCCGATCTGCGGTCCCCGCAGACCAGTGGTGCCTGCTCGCGCTGCACCTTCTTCGACAGCTGCCGCGGCGGCTGCATGGCGGCGAAGTTCTTCACCGGGCTTCCTCTGGACGGCCCGGACCCGGAGTGCGTGCGGGGTTTCGGTGAGCAGGCCCGTGAGGAACTTTCCCGGCACGGCGACATCCAGCGGCCGAGCACCGGTCAAGACCACTCCCGGCGCACCCCAATCCGCAACCAGCCGGTGATGCTCACGCTGGGGACCAGGCCCGCGGCCGCGAACCTGCTGATCCCGGCCGCCGGGCGTCCCGTCAGCGCCTGCGCGCAGAACCCCCTGGCCGGGTTCAGTCCAGGCGGTCGCCCGTGTTGAGGATCGAGAACCCCTGGAAGCGGAACCCCTGGTTCGAATCGGTCGCCGTCGCCCAACGGCGCGCGCAGAAGCGGCTCCCTGCGCCGGTGTACTCCGCGCTGGTCGCCGGTTCCGAACGAGGACAGACGATCGCGGACAACCAGGCGGCGTTCGCCGATGTCGGCTTCGCTCCCCACGTGGCGGGACAGTCGCGCACCCGAGACCTCAGCACGGTCCTGATGGGCCAGCCACTGTCCCTGCCGGTCGTCATCAGCCCCACCGGCGTCCAAGCCGTGCACCCCGACGGTGAGGTGGCCGTCGCCCGCGCCGCCGCCGCGCGCGGCACCGTGATGGGCCTGAGCAACTTCGCGAGCAAGTCAGTGGAGGAGGTCACCGCCACCGGCGCTCCGACGTTCTTCCAGATGTACTGGACGGGCGAGCGCGACGTCATGGTGCAGCGGATGCAGCGGGCCCACGACGCCGGCAGCAAGGGGCTCATCGCCACCCTGGACTGGTCGTTCTCCTCCGGTCGGGACTGGGGCAGCCCGGAGATCCCTGAGCGGCTGGACCTCAAGGCGGCGGTCCGGCTCGCCCCCCACGTCGTCGTCAGACCGCGGTGGTTGTGGAGCTTCGGGCGCAGGGGTGTGATCCCCGACCTCACCGCGCCGAACCTCACCGCGCCGGGACGGTCCGCGCCGACGTTCTTCGGCGCCTACTACGAGTGGATGCAGACGGCCCCCGCCTCGTGGGAGGACGTGCGGTGGATGCGCGACACGTGGTCCGAGCTGAGCGGCGGCGCGCCGTTCATGCTGAAGGGCGTCTGCCGCGTCGACGACGCCCTGCGCGCCGTCGACGCGGGCGTGCAGGCCATCTCCGTGTCCAACCACGGCGGGAACAACCTCGACGGCACCCCCGCCGCGCTGCGGGTGCTCAAACCCGTCGCGACCGCGGTGGGGAACCAGGTGGAGATCGTCCTCGACGGCGGGGTGCGCCGTGGGTCCGATGTCGTCAAGGCCGTCGCCCTGGGCGCACGGGCGGTGATGATCGGGCGGGCCTACCTGTGGGGCCTAGCCGCGAACGGGCAGACCGGAGTCGAGAACGTCCTGGACATCCTGCGCAGCGGCATCGACTCAGCCTTGATGGGCCTGGGCGTGATGTCCGTGGCCGACCTGAGCGAGGACGACCTCCTCGTCCCGGAGGGTTTCCACCGGGCCCTGGGGGTTCCCCCGCTGCACACCAGCGGGCTCGCGACACCCATGACGCGGTGATGGGGCGGTGAGCGCGCGGTGACGGCGGACCGATCGGCGTTGAAGTCCCACACCTGGGAGTCCGTCCCCGCCTGGGCGACCGT
This Kineococcus aurantiacus DNA region includes the following protein-coding sequences:
- a CDS encoding GMC family oxidoreductase N-terminal domain-containing protein: MRTSCTCGAPVTTLASGTTSSPSEQAPSKPTTGEMMRSADVVVVGGGTAGCVVAVRLSSDPSMSVTLLEEGAAAYGTDRVHADVLDAGRVRAVSPGHVASTTRATHLAPGRPWGIVRGSGLGGSSSVNGAYFVRARVEDFDRWSAAGGPAWRHENVLPLLRALEDDLDFPDSDQHGNGGPIPVRRPALEHPAVQALAAASSSLGIAEELDKNDARSTAGFGAVPRNAVSGIRLSTAMTYLAPAMGRPNLTVRGGVTVLGVRVQRGTVRGVDLLVGGKRKFLAAGHVVLSAGAVDTAVLLQRSGIGAARHLERVGIEVQADLPGVGVLANHPQVVVDWLPRGPLPVPADHWFAAAVNLDGFVEDVSVEVLQSLLPMHVLTSNSAPRAADPLPLLVSTQGQGRTGSVAVCGGDPGGPAIVHHGYLADPVERRALREGVRLACQLVAFPAWSGRGGPGAGVVGLPLSVLVDDRALDRWVRERLGTAMHPTSTAAMGPAGSRGSVVNGWGAVHGISGLTVADTSILPTAPRRGPAATAVLIGELVARGLAGRLSSPN
- a CDS encoding O-methyltransferase, with the protein product MVDNYFSRLQIPDEHRSVATNHEQGSYLYELARLTAAAKTLEVGLGFGSSAVYIMAATRLPHVVVDPWARSYRYAGLQNIAAEGFAGLVDHRERASQIELAELVRQQCTFDLIYVDGGHKFDETLVDVYFCAQLLAVGGHMVIDDLWMPGVRRVRDFILANREDLTQMPCPVEDFLHLRRTGYDTREWNHFVPF
- the mftR gene encoding mycofactocin system transcriptional regulator (MftR, the mycofactocin system transcriptional regulator, is an uncharacterized TetR family DNA-binding transcription factor. Its role is inferred by context. It occurs as part of the biosynthesis locus for mycofactocin, a partially characterized electron carrier derived from the terminal Val-Tyr dipeptide of the precursor peptide MftA, through a radical SAM enzyme-mediated process.), which translates into the protein MSPTHRRARTATTGRPEATTHAAIEAAAFALFDERGFEETTMTAIAAAVGVAPRTLFRYYPSKNDIPWGQFEETLAAFRAVLAATPATTSLVDGIHAAVLSYNAFPDETMASHRRRMGLILGTPALQAHSVLKYRAWREVISQHVARCCGGRPADLFPQTVGHVSLALALTAYEAWLSDERASLADLIDEALRGLRVYVSADRGARDVRLRP
- the mftA gene encoding mycofactocin precursor MftA (Mycofactocin is a small molecule electron carrier derived from the final two amino acids, Val-Tyr, of MftA, the mycofactocin precursor. It plays a role in redox homeostasis and the metabolism of alcohols and aldehydes in Actinobacteria, including Mycobacterium tuberculosis.); this encodes MDPAPSPTPVDASDPSFSSQEVLLSEVLVEEVSIDGMCGVY
- the mftB gene encoding mycofactocin biosynthesis chaperone MftB (MftB, a small protein, is a peptide chaperone that assists the radical SAM enzyme MftC in performing two modifications to the C-terminal Val-Tyr dipeptide of the mycofactocin precursor peptide, MftA. MftB's role is analogous to the role of PqqD in the biosynthesis of PQQ, a cofactor that derives entirely from a Tyr and a Glu in the precursor PqqA.), with the protein product MALQQAWRLSPSVALRPEPFGALVYDFTSRRLSFLKRPELLSVVRELADRDSVAAAFDAAGIRPDQRQQYMTALNQLARNGTICPRAKDGGSEP
- the mftC gene encoding mycofactocin radical SAM maturase (MftC is a radical SAM/SPASM enzyme that catalyzes the first two steps in biosynthesis of the electron carrier mycofactocin from the terminal Val-Tyr dipeptide of the precursor peptide MftA.) codes for the protein MTVLAAAPAKTQPSSASLVRQFELGLNAPICLTWELTYACNLSCAHCLSSSGRRDPRELTTAQAEAVIDELQRMQVFYVNIGGGEPTIRPDFWHLLEYAVAHDVGVKFSTNGVRLTPERAQYLAGTDYVDVQISLDGATAEVNDYVRGPGSYDTALQALTNLRDAGFQDAKISVVCTRQNIGQLDEFQAIADEYGATLRLTRLRPSGRGADVWDELHLLPHQQRELYDWLLQHGERVLTGDSFFHLAAFGESLPGLNLCGAGRVVCLIDPVGDVYACPFAIHDEFLAGNVLDDGGFATVWRDSPLFADLRSPQTSGACSRCTFFDSCRGGCMAAKFFTGLPLDGPDPECVRGFGEQAREELSRHGDIQRPSTGQDHSRRTPIRNQPVMLTLGTRPAAANLLIPAAGRPVSACAQNPLAGFSPGGRPC
- the mftD gene encoding pre-mycofactocin synthase MftD (MftD, an enzyme found in the mycofactocin biosynthesis locus, performs an oxidative deamination of 3-amino-5-[(p-hydroxyphenyl)methyl]-4,4-dimethyl-2-pyrrolidinone (AHDP). The resulting compound, now called pre-mycofactocin (PMFT), is a biologically active redox cofactor that can oxidize the non-exchangeable NADH of TIGR03971 family SDR-type oxidoreductases.) translates to MRIENPWKRNPWFESVAVAQRRAQKRLPAPVYSALVAGSERGQTIADNQAAFADVGFAPHVAGQSRTRDLSTVLMGQPLSLPVVISPTGVQAVHPDGEVAVARAAAARGTVMGLSNFASKSVEEVTATGAPTFFQMYWTGERDVMVQRMQRAHDAGSKGLIATLDWSFSSGRDWGSPEIPERLDLKAAVRLAPHVVVRPRWLWSFGRRGVIPDLTAPNLTAPGRSAPTFFGAYYEWMQTAPASWEDVRWMRDTWSELSGGAPFMLKGVCRVDDALRAVDAGVQAISVSNHGGNNLDGTPAALRVLKPVATAVGNQVEIVLDGGVRRGSDVVKAVALGARAVMIGRAYLWGLAANGQTGVENVLDILRSGIDSALMGLGVMSVADLSEDDLLVPEGFHRALGVPPLHTSGLATPMTR